The Rhizobium leguminosarum genome includes a region encoding these proteins:
- a CDS encoding DUF2865 domain-containing protein, with protein MKRRNLSLALLLALAAPAAAQTSAVCDDLRGRLADLPRSIGNSNGPEARQFASAMAEQNLELRKVRNDLRSYGCTSGSMVVIGGENADYCAELSQAEGRMIDNIRYLQDRRGELLGRGSDNDQARRELTAALDGNGCNSENFYAPSDRSANEPAPSVEEQAMRTDTFIPLGGGEEIDPRYGLPRAEMLSPVSTMCVRSCDGGFFPISSNATLVDFGRDAQTCAKMCPGIETELFYRDVTSTEASNMISVATGTPYSAMKNAFAYKNRAPGEKSSCACNLTAYYEEMRGKQALSEPPQQGSITTIRTNPPVKDAAAQIAPQPSPERPYDPTQNKVRQVGPQFLAGDQGSIDLANPAAPGPQPQQQR; from the coding sequence GTGAAACGCCGAAACCTGTCTCTTGCCCTCCTCCTTGCCTTGGCTGCGCCCGCCGCCGCGCAGACCAGTGCGGTCTGCGACGACCTGCGCGGCCGTCTTGCCGACCTGCCGCGGTCGATCGGCAACAGCAACGGCCCGGAAGCGCGCCAGTTTGCCAGCGCCATGGCTGAGCAGAACCTCGAGCTGCGCAAGGTCCGCAACGATCTGCGTAGCTATGGCTGCACCTCAGGCAGTATGGTCGTCATCGGCGGCGAGAATGCCGATTATTGCGCCGAGCTCTCGCAGGCCGAAGGCAGGATGATCGACAATATACGCTACCTCCAGGACCGCCGCGGCGAATTGCTCGGCCGGGGCAGCGATAATGACCAGGCCCGCCGCGAACTGACGGCCGCCCTCGACGGCAATGGCTGCAACAGCGAAAACTTCTATGCTCCGAGCGATCGCAGCGCCAACGAACCGGCTCCAAGCGTCGAGGAACAGGCGATGCGCACCGATACCTTCATCCCACTCGGCGGCGGTGAAGAGATCGATCCGCGTTACGGCCTGCCGAGGGCCGAGATGCTCTCGCCGGTCAGCACCATGTGTGTGCGCAGCTGCGACGGCGGCTTCTTCCCGATCAGCTCGAACGCCACGTTGGTCGATTTCGGCCGCGACGCCCAGACCTGCGCCAAGATGTGCCCGGGTATCGAGACAGAATTGTTCTATCGTGATGTGACGAGTACCGAAGCCTCGAACATGATCTCGGTCGCAACCGGCACGCCCTACAGCGCCATGAAGAACGCCTTCGCCTACAAAAACCGCGCGCCCGGAGAAAAGTCCTCCTGCGCCTGCAATCTCACCGCCTATTACGAGGAGATGCGCGGCAAGCAGGCGTTGAGCGAACCGCCGCAGCAGGGCTCGATCACCACCATCCGCACCAATCCGCCGGTAAAGGATGCTGCAGCGCAGATCGCACCGCAACCATCGCCCGAGCGACCCTACGATCCGACACAGAACAAGGTCCGTCAGGTCGGCCCGCAATTCCTTGCTGGCGACCAGGGTTCGATCGACCTCGCCAATCCGGCAGCGCCCGGCCCTCAGCCGCAACAGCAGCGGTGA
- a CDS encoding SDR family NAD(P)-dependent oxidoreductase, with protein sequence MNMIDLKERIIVITGGARGIGYAIAERVIQSGGKVAIWDLNENMAKDSASALGSGTVAFGVNVADPQSVKNAAATTEEIFGRIDGLVNSAGITGPVKPTIEYDVIEWKDVVDVCLTGTFNCCRHVVPVMLKRDYGRIVNISSVAGKEGNPNIAAYSAAKAGVLGFTKSLGKELAKTGIAVNAVTPTTAKTPILDGLTPEFIEYMRVRIPRDRFVELHEIASMVVWLLSEENSFTTASTFDLSGGRTTY encoded by the coding sequence ATGAACATGATCGACTTGAAGGAACGCATCATCGTCATCACAGGCGGTGCGCGCGGCATCGGCTACGCTATCGCAGAGCGCGTCATCCAGTCTGGTGGCAAGGTGGCAATCTGGGACCTGAACGAAAACATGGCGAAGGACAGCGCTTCCGCTCTCGGCTCCGGCACGGTCGCTTTCGGCGTCAACGTCGCAGATCCCCAATCAGTGAAAAACGCGGCGGCGACGACCGAGGAGATTTTTGGCCGTATCGACGGCCTCGTCAATTCCGCCGGGATTACCGGTCCGGTTAAGCCCACGATTGAATACGATGTCATCGAGTGGAAAGATGTTGTCGATGTCTGCCTCACGGGAACCTTCAACTGCTGCCGCCACGTCGTTCCGGTCATGTTAAAGCGCGACTACGGGCGGATCGTGAACATCTCTTCGGTGGCAGGCAAGGAAGGAAATCCGAACATCGCTGCCTATAGCGCAGCGAAAGCCGGTGTGCTGGGCTTCACCAAGTCTCTTGGCAAGGAACTCGCAAAGACGGGAATCGCCGTGAACGCGGTAACGCCGACCACAGCAAAGACACCTATATTGGACGGGCTGACACCGGAATTTATCGAATATATGCGCGTCCGCATTCCGCGCGACCGTTTTGTTGAACTTCATGAGATCGCTTCGATGGTCGTCTGGCTGCTCTCCGAAGAGAACTCTTTCACGACCGCATCGACGTTCGACCTGAGCGGCGGTCGTACGACCTACTGA
- the bluB gene encoding 5,6-dimethylbenzimidazole synthase translates to MRPFDEDALSAASGFSVAEREAVYHAIMTRRDVRSQFLPDLLPDDVVERLLTAAHHAPSVGFMQPWNFILVKSAAVRARVRDAFASANDEAALMFAGDRRQAYRALKLEGIVEAPLGICVTCDPTRSGSVVLGRTHNSKMDSYSTVCAIQNLWLAARAEGVGIGWVSIFREGDLKTILGIPEHIEVVAWLCAGFVDRLYDEPELSVKGWRQRLPLEDLVFHDGWGLNT, encoded by the coding sequence ATGCGACCCTTTGATGAGGATGCCCTTTCGGCGGCGTCCGGTTTTTCCGTGGCCGAACGCGAGGCCGTCTATCATGCGATCATGACGCGGCGTGACGTTCGCAGCCAGTTCCTGCCCGATCTCTTGCCGGACGACGTTGTAGAGCGTCTGCTGACGGCCGCTCACCACGCACCCTCCGTCGGCTTCATGCAGCCGTGGAATTTCATTCTGGTGAAAAGTGCCGCTGTGCGGGCGCGCGTCCGGGATGCCTTCGCGAGCGCCAACGACGAGGCGGCGCTGATGTTTGCCGGCGATCGGCGGCAGGCCTACCGCGCCCTCAAGCTCGAAGGCATCGTGGAGGCGCCGCTCGGCATATGTGTGACCTGCGATCCCACGCGCAGCGGCAGCGTGGTGCTGGGGCGCACCCACAATTCGAAGATGGATTCATACTCGACCGTCTGCGCCATCCAGAATCTCTGGCTGGCGGCGCGGGCGGAAGGGGTCGGCATCGGTTGGGTCAGCATCTTCCGCGAAGGCGATCTGAAAACCATTCTCGGCATACCCGAGCATATCGAAGTAGTCGCCTGGCTCTGTGCCGGTTTCGTCGATCGGCTCTATGACGAGCCGGAACTCTCCGTCAAAGGCTGGCGGCAGCGGCTGCCGCTGGAGGATCTGGTCTTCCATGATGGATGGGGACTGAACACCTAG